In the genome of Bradyrhizobium sp. CIAT3101, one region contains:
- a CDS encoding MFS transporter produces MATAQTPAMADLHSGEHGHDLASPGEIAIGVIIGRTSEFFDFFVYAIASVIVFPRLVFPFTSELTGTLYSFMIFALAFIARPIGTVIFMTVDREYGKTAKLVSALFLLGTATVALAFLPGYHDIGVAAIWLLALARIAQGLAWGGAWDGMASLLALNAPASKRGWYAMVPQLGAPLGLIVASALFAYFAGNLSADDFFDWGWRYPFFVAFAINVVALFARLRMVTTEEYASLFETRELQPSRISDTVAREGHNIMLGAFAPLASFALFHMVTVFPLSWVFLFTRESPVRFLIIEIVAAVFGVAAIVASGVIADRVGRKSLLMGSAIAIAIYSGFAPQLLDAGAFGETIYMVIGFILLGLSFGQSSGAIASNFKQMYRYTASALTSDMAWLFGAGFAPLVALLLATNLGVIASGAYLLSGAFWTLLALWLSGQREVGDMDAGETSN; encoded by the coding sequence ATGGCGACGGCACAGACCCCCGCAATGGCAGACCTCCACTCGGGTGAGCACGGCCACGACCTGGCCAGTCCCGGCGAGATCGCCATCGGCGTCATCATCGGCCGCACCTCGGAATTCTTCGACTTCTTCGTCTACGCGATCGCCTCGGTGATCGTGTTTCCGCGCCTGGTGTTCCCGTTCACGAGCGAGCTGACCGGCACCCTCTATTCCTTCATGATTTTCGCGCTGGCCTTCATCGCCCGGCCGATCGGAACCGTCATTTTCATGACGGTCGACCGGGAGTACGGCAAGACGGCCAAGCTGGTCTCGGCGCTATTCCTGCTCGGCACCGCCACCGTGGCGCTCGCGTTCCTGCCCGGCTATCACGACATCGGCGTTGCCGCGATCTGGCTGCTGGCGCTGGCCCGTATCGCGCAGGGTCTGGCGTGGGGTGGTGCCTGGGACGGCATGGCCTCGCTGCTGGCGCTGAACGCACCGGCCTCCAAGCGCGGCTGGTACGCGATGGTGCCGCAGCTCGGCGCTCCGCTCGGGCTGATCGTGGCGAGTGCGCTGTTCGCCTATTTCGCCGGCAACCTCTCGGCTGACGATTTCTTCGACTGGGGCTGGCGCTATCCGTTCTTCGTGGCCTTCGCCATCAACGTCGTGGCGCTGTTCGCGCGCCTCCGCATGGTGACGACCGAGGAATATGCATCGCTATTCGAGACCCGCGAACTGCAGCCCTCGCGCATCTCCGACACGGTCGCGCGCGAAGGCCACAACATCATGCTCGGTGCGTTCGCGCCGCTGGCAAGCTTCGCGCTGTTCCACATGGTCACGGTGTTTCCGCTGTCCTGGGTGTTCCTGTTCACCCGCGAAAGCCCGGTGCGCTTCCTGATCATCGAGATCGTCGCCGCCGTATTCGGCGTCGCCGCGATCGTCGCCTCCGGCGTCATCGCCGACCGCGTCGGCCGCAAATCGCTGCTGATGGGATCGGCGATCGCGATCGCGATCTACAGCGGCTTCGCCCCGCAGCTGCTCGATGCCGGCGCGTTCGGTGAGACCATCTACATGGTGATCGGCTTCATCCTGCTCGGCCTCTCCTTCGGCCAGTCCTCGGGCGCGATCGCCTCGAACTTCAAGCAGATGTATCGCTACACGGCGTCCGCGCTGACATCGGACATGGCTTGGCTGTTTGGCGCCGGCTTCGCTCCGCTGGTCGCGCTGCTGCTCGCCACCAATCTCGGCGTCATCGCCTCGGGTGCCTATCTGCTCTCCGGCGCGTTCTGGACCCTGCTCGCGCTCTGGCTTAGCGGCCAGCGCGAGGTCGGCGACATGGACGCGGGCGAAACTTCGAACTGA